From one Solanum lycopersicum chromosome 12, SLM_r2.1 genomic stretch:
- the LOC138340376 gene encoding uncharacterized protein: MQSEAVKNWPKPPTLADIHSFLGWLVTTAGKANIVADALSRMRMRSTTHVDDEKKEIEKDLHRLARLGMRLVDSTSRGVSVHPSSESSYVVEVMHSQHLYHVLMEMKDSMLIKMNDSFALQGDSILRYQDRMCIADLNDLRTMIVADAQGSRYSIHQSSTKMYHDLKQIYWWDGMNKDISEYVEKFPNCQ; the protein is encoded by the exons atgcag AGTGAGGCTGTTAAGAACTGGCCAAAACCTCCTACTCTCGCAGATATTCATAGCTTCTTGGGTTGGCTTGTGACTACCGCAG gtaaggctaatattgtagctgatgctttgagcaggatgagGATGAGAAGTACAACTCATGTTGATGATGAAAAGAAGGAGATAGAGAAAGATTTACACAGACTTGCCAGACTAGGTATGAgattggttgactctactagtaggggtgtttcagttcatcctagttctgaatcatcctatGTAGTTGAAGTCATGCACAGTCAGCATCTCTATCATGTGTTGATGGAGATGAAGGACTCAATGTTGATAAAGATGAATGATTCTTTCGCTTTGCAAGGTGATAGCATACTTAGGTATCAAGACAGGATGTGTATAGCTGATCTAAATGATTTACGGACCATGATTGTTGCAGACGCCCAaggttccagatattccatacatcaaagttccaccaagatgtatcatgatcttaaacagatttattggtgggatggtaTGAACAAGGACATTTCTGAATACGTGGAAAAGTTTCCTAATTGTCAGTAG